In Sodalis ligni, a single genomic region encodes these proteins:
- a CDS encoding thioesterase II family protein has translation MFHDPTDPAKLNLICLPYAGASADFYRRWQTALPGVKLHPVRLPGRGRDIGLPPIDDMERLTDLILSQLSGLFHSRFALLGTSMGGWIAFRLAQKLCLASGRHPASLFVCSAACPADRALIPRLTGLSDAQTLAVMATFNPASRNILQHPELASLFLPILRADFELCLNWMPDESYKLPIPIYGFRGQRDNIALEASMQQWQTLTTGIFRLATVPGDHFFIENPDPGFFNHLLELISFGKGDMHPRRE, from the coding sequence ATGTTCCATGACCCCACCGATCCCGCGAAGCTTAATCTCATCTGCTTGCCGTATGCCGGCGCAAGCGCGGATTTTTATCGACGATGGCAAACCGCTTTACCCGGCGTCAAGCTGCATCCGGTGCGGCTGCCGGGACGAGGCAGAGACATAGGCCTCCCGCCGATTGACGATATGGAGAGATTAACCGACCTTATCCTGTCTCAGCTGAGCGGTCTGTTTCATAGCCGCTTTGCTCTGCTCGGCACCAGTATGGGCGGTTGGATTGCCTTTCGGCTGGCCCAGAAACTGTGCCTTGCCTCCGGACGGCATCCGGCATCATTATTTGTCTGTTCAGCGGCCTGTCCGGCGGACCGCGCCCTTATCCCGCGCCTCACGGGCTTGAGCGATGCGCAAACCCTGGCGGTCATGGCTACGTTTAACCCAGCGTCACGGAATATATTACAACACCCGGAACTGGCGTCGCTGTTTTTGCCGATCCTCCGGGCAGATTTCGAATTATGCCTGAACTGGATGCCGGACGAGTCATACAAACTGCCTATTCCTATTTATGGTTTTCGCGGTCAACGGGATAATATCGCCCTGGAAGCCTCTATGCAGCAATGGCAAACGTTGACGACCGGCATTTTTCGTCTGGCCACCGTGCCGGGAGACCATTTTTTTATTGAAAATCCCGACCCCGGTTTTTTCAACCATCTCCTTGAGCTTATTTCATTTGGCAAGGGTGATATGCACCCTCGCCGTGAGTAA
- a CDS encoding DUF1062 domain-containing protein has translation MNAQKKILDIWSIYKCEICEYTWNIDIVSRVNISRIDQALYERFLSNDQEEICRRAFDYNALLRANNVLGPPPDFDVDGDDLTAFAGTPQLSVDIKLQYPIPVRLVTILAKKLNLSRSHIVNLMEAGMITGVSGRDLNRKARPVQMIALDVGGVMAAGGPRCLPEPGGSRDVP, from the coding sequence GTGAATGCGCAAAAGAAAATCCTGGATATATGGAGTATTTATAAATGCGAAATATGTGAATATACATGGAATATTGATATTGTTTCCAGGGTAAATATTAGCAGAATAGATCAAGCATTATATGAACGTTTCCTGTCTAACGATCAAGAGGAGATATGCCGCCGGGCATTTGATTACAACGCCTTGCTGCGTGCAAACAATGTCCTGGGACCGCCACCGGATTTTGATGTGGACGGCGATGATCTCACCGCTTTTGCCGGCACGCCGCAGCTTAGCGTCGATATAAAGCTCCAGTACCCTATCCCGGTACGTTTGGTGACTATTTTAGCGAAAAAGCTCAATCTTTCCCGCAGCCACATCGTTAACCTGATGGAGGCCGGCATGATAACGGGCGTCTCCGGACGGGACCTTAACCGCAAAGCCAGGCCCGTTCAGATGATTGCCCTGGATGTGGGTGGGGTGATGGCCGCCGGGGGACCCCGCTGTTTGCCGGAACCGGGAGGTAGCCGTGATGTTCCATGA
- a CDS encoding flavodoxin: protein MAKIGIFFGTDTGKTRKIAKLIHQHFDGEAAEPVNINRATIDDLLAYEILILGTPTLGEGQLPGLEAECQSESWAEFADTLAQADLSGKTVALFGLGDQEAYPDNFVSAMGELYDIVADAGATVIGEWPRDGYVFTASAALEDDVFVGLALDQDNQSDLSAGRVESWVKQLKSAIN from the coding sequence ATGGCTAAAATCGGCATTTTTTTCGGCACCGACACCGGTAAAACCCGCAAGATTGCCAAGCTGATTCACCAGCATTTTGACGGCGAGGCGGCGGAACCGGTTAATATCAACCGGGCGACAATTGATGACTTGCTGGCCTATGAGATACTTATTCTGGGGACGCCCACCTTGGGCGAAGGGCAACTGCCCGGTCTGGAGGCGGAGTGCCAGAGCGAGTCCTGGGCGGAGTTCGCCGATACCCTGGCGCAGGCGGATTTAAGCGGCAAAACCGTGGCGCTGTTCGGTCTGGGGGATCAGGAGGCGTATCCGGATAATTTCGTCAGCGCCATGGGCGAGCTGTACGATATCGTGGCGGATGCCGGCGCGACGGTTATCGGTGAATGGCCCCGTGACGGCTATGTTTTTACCGCCTCCGCCGCGCTGGAGGATGACGTGTTTGTCGGGCTGGCGTTGGATCAGGACAATCAGTCGGATCTGAGCGCCGGGCGGGTGGAAAGCTGGGTTAAGCAGCTTAAAAGCGCTATAAATTAG